One genomic region from Hoeflea algicola encodes:
- a CDS encoding STAS/SEC14 domain-containing protein: protein MIAVLEGYPDDVLAVSFSGTVTASDYETVLVPETRWRVDQHGTIRLLCQMGPEFEAMAPGAMWSDTKLGLSRWSDFERLAFVSDVGWLRDAIMIFAPVLHYPVRTFANAEFAQARAWVLEGK from the coding sequence ATGATTGCGGTTCTTGAAGGCTATCCCGATGACGTGCTGGCGGTTTCGTTTAGCGGCACGGTGACGGCCAGCGATTATGAAACCGTGCTGGTTCCGGAGACCCGCTGGCGCGTCGACCAACATGGCACCATCCGCCTGCTTTGCCAGATGGGTCCGGAATTTGAAGCGATGGCGCCTGGTGCTATGTGGTCAGATACCAAGCTCGGCCTGTCGCGCTGGTCGGATTTCGAACGGCTGGCTTTTGTCAGCGACGTCGGCTGGTTGCGCGATGCGATCATGATCTTTGCGCCGGTCCTGCACTATCCAGTGCGCACATTTGCCAATGCCGAGTTTGCGCAAGCCCGCGCCTGGGTGCTGGAAGGCAAGTAG
- a CDS encoding alpha/beta fold hydrolase yields MSDQSCTAPRHEHSVPWFWPMAAAIEMEQAGMKLFRDNLRFVAEAEKIQSPQPPEWASENRIALELDTMRIRDFSTGDSDTLPVIIDAPYAGHSATIADYAKGQSLVETLMQSGLSRVLVTDWKAATEAMSDYDIDTYLADLDRAVDHLGGRVALVGLCQGGWLSAMYACRFPGKVASLVLAGAPIDTDAGDGPIKKLAHAMPLSLYQEMVAAGHGRMLGKYMLAGWKNMHPGEQYLGKFLDLYAHIESRSYINRTERFERWYENPLDLPGVYYLQAIELLFKQNRFAKGEFTGLGRKLNLKDVTCPAYLLAGAEDDITTREQVFAAADLLGTPQTDIVKQLVPGGHIGLFMGSRTLKDVWPGIAEWILTKGERTTTAANEGQHRGAAN; encoded by the coding sequence ATGTCCGACCAGTCCTGCACCGCCCCGCGCCATGAGCACTCCGTACCGTGGTTCTGGCCGATGGCCGCCGCCATCGAAATGGAACAGGCGGGCATGAAGCTGTTTCGTGACAATCTTCGCTTTGTGGCCGAAGCAGAGAAGATACAATCCCCGCAGCCGCCGGAATGGGCCTCTGAAAACCGGATCGCGCTGGAACTGGATACGATGCGGATTCGCGATTTTTCCACCGGCGACAGCGATACGCTGCCGGTGATCATCGACGCCCCCTATGCCGGTCATTCCGCCACCATAGCTGACTATGCCAAGGGGCAGAGCCTGGTCGAAACCCTGATGCAATCGGGATTGTCACGGGTGTTGGTCACCGACTGGAAAGCGGCCACCGAGGCGATGAGTGATTATGATATCGATACCTATCTGGCCGATCTCGACCGGGCCGTCGATCACCTCGGCGGTCGGGTCGCGCTTGTCGGCCTGTGCCAGGGTGGCTGGCTGTCGGCGATGTATGCCTGCCGATTCCCAGGCAAGGTCGCGTCACTGGTGCTGGCTGGGGCGCCGATTGACACCGATGCCGGCGACGGCCCGATCAAGAAACTGGCGCATGCCATGCCGCTCAGCCTCTATCAGGAGATGGTTGCGGCTGGACATGGCCGGATGCTCGGAAAATACATGCTGGCGGGGTGGAAGAACATGCATCCGGGTGAGCAGTATCTGGGCAAGTTCCTCGATCTCTATGCCCATATCGAAAGCCGAAGCTATATCAACCGCACCGAACGGTTCGAGCGCTGGTACGAAAATCCACTCGACCTGCCGGGTGTCTATTATCTTCAGGCTATCGAGCTTCTGTTCAAGCAGAATCGCTTTGCAAAGGGGGAATTCACCGGACTTGGCCGCAAGCTCAATTTGAAGGACGTGACATGCCCTGCTTATCTGCTGGCGGGAGCGGAGGACGACATCACCACGCGGGAACAGGTGTTTGCTGCTGCCGATCTCTTGGGCACGCCGCAGACCGACATTGTCAAGCAACTGGTGCCTGGTGGCCATATCGGCTTGTTCATGGGATCGCGCACGCTCAAGGACGTGTGGCCCGGCATCGCTGAGTGGATTCTCACCAAGGGGGAACGGACCACCACAGCGGCGAATGAGGGCCAGCACAGAGGAGCAGCGAACTGA
- a CDS encoding cytochrome b: MAIKSSPTAYGNVAAGLHWLTALLIIALLVSGTVADNATEPAIKASVLTVHAPMGVTVLLLTLVRLFWWWRIDTRPPPLGGDPAWQERLAKAVHILLYLLILVMAASGISLFVLSGAGNILFGGAPGPLPDFADFAPRIPHGIGAKVLLALLVGHAGAAFFHHYIKKDATLRRIGFGRS; encoded by the coding sequence ATGGCCATCAAAAGCTCCCCCACCGCCTACGGCAACGTCGCTGCCGGGCTGCACTGGCTCACCGCGCTGCTGATTATTGCGCTGCTGGTTTCCGGCACCGTGGCTGATAACGCCACAGAACCTGCGATCAAGGCCAGCGTTTTGACCGTCCATGCGCCGATGGGGGTTACCGTGTTGCTGCTGACGCTGGTAAGGCTGTTCTGGTGGTGGCGAATTGATACTCGCCCACCCCCGCTCGGCGGTGACCCGGCATGGCAAGAACGGCTCGCCAAGGCGGTCCACATCCTGCTCTATCTGCTGATCCTGGTGATGGCGGCAAGCGGCATCAGCCTGTTTGTGCTGTCGGGAGCCGGCAATATCCTGTTTGGCGGCGCGCCCGGTCCGCTGCCCGATTTTGCCGATTTTGCGCCACGTATCCCGCACGGCATTGGCGCCAAGGTGTTGCTGGCACTGCTTGTCGGCCATGCGGGTGCAGCATTCTTCCACCATTACATCAAAAAGGATGCCACCCTCAGGCGGATCGGTTTCGGTCGGTCCTGA
- a CDS encoding ATP-binding protein yields the protein MTDIRLQFEQLMDHLQVPAFILDVETDGSFIFRGVNALLASAIGMSNNQLKAQNVYDVLPKRFADTVTANYARCVELRAAHKYEEVLGFETGEIWWLTTLSPLFDHEDRVIGIVGLAENITEYKHRQFEALESLVEMQKLSEKVSAFTGLAAHDLRGPLRQIRLVTEIAEDGFIDQGDGKKELLTMIKDVAARALEKVDEVLLHAQSFIDETDNTSEVDFAHLCADLMALLDPMSRFEVSYPALTLKTEPVALQLVLRNLMDNALKHATSRVEIEVERSKESDELVEIRVSDDGPGFADPKTALEQIKDLASNNKRGFGLSTVARLVASRGGHLWIGEPKLHPGATICWTANARLLISPDAS from the coding sequence ATGACCGACATCAGACTGCAATTCGAGCAATTGATGGATCATTTGCAGGTGCCGGCCTTCATCCTTGACGTCGAAACGGATGGCAGTTTCATTTTCCGGGGTGTCAACGCGCTTCTCGCCTCGGCTATCGGCATGAGCAACAATCAACTCAAGGCCCAGAACGTCTACGACGTGCTGCCAAAACGGTTTGCCGACACCGTGACGGCGAACTACGCCAGATGCGTAGAGCTTCGAGCGGCCCATAAATATGAAGAGGTGCTCGGCTTTGAAACCGGCGAAATCTGGTGGCTGACAACACTGTCCCCGCTGTTCGACCACGAAGACCGGGTGATAGGCATCGTCGGCCTGGCGGAAAATATCACCGAATACAAGCACCGCCAGTTCGAAGCCCTCGAGTCGCTGGTCGAAATGCAGAAACTGAGTGAGAAGGTCAGCGCCTTTACCGGTCTGGCGGCCCATGACCTGCGCGGTCCGCTCAGACAGATCCGTCTGGTCACCGAAATAGCAGAAGACGGCTTCATCGATCAGGGAGACGGCAAAAAGGAACTGCTGACGATGATCAAGGATGTGGCTGCTCGCGCCCTTGAGAAGGTCGACGAGGTGCTACTGCATGCGCAATCGTTCATCGATGAGACCGACAACACCAGCGAAGTCGATTTCGCGCATCTGTGTGCCGATCTGATGGCATTGCTCGATCCAATGTCACGTTTCGAAGTGAGCTACCCGGCACTGACGCTCAAGACAGAACCTGTGGCCTTGCAACTGGTCTTGCGCAACCTGATGGACAATGCGCTCAAGCACGCAACATCCAGAGTGGAGATCGAAGTGGAGCGATCGAAGGAAAGCGACGAACTGGTTGAGATACGTGTTTCCGACGACGGTCCGGGCTTTGCTGACCCCAAAACCGCGCTAGAGCAGATCAAGGATCTGGCTTCCAATAATAAAAGAGGTTTCGGCCTGTCGACGGTCGCGCGACTGGTTGCCTCACGGGGCGGTCATCTTTGGATTGGCGAACCGAAACTCCACCCCGGTGCCACCATTTGCTGGACCGCCAATGCCCGGCTGCTGATCAGTCCGGACGCTTCGTAG
- a CDS encoding methyl-accepting chemotaxis protein, with protein sequence MSNFRISTRLYVLVGLALAVFTTAAVYKLYDSHDSMVTERKAKLSALNENVTTMLEHFYAMETSGELTREEAQTRALDAVRPIRYEGNGYFWINNMANFMVMHPIKPELEGTDLAGFKDPTGKYFFREFIKVVKADGQGFVDYYWPKPGNEEPVLKYSHVAGFAPWGWVIGTGVYGDDLAAMFRDNAINTAIILGLGALAIILFSVAIVRSVVTPIERLNATMNAIAQEDVSGEVPETERKDEVGEMAAAVLVLRDSVRERLQLKEREVEQQQHLDSERGESERRQQQINQTQSDVMHTLGSALERLAGGDLTVNIGEIAPEYAKLRDDFNNAVMSLADVIATIAQSTDVVNASADGISEAANNLSMRTEQQAASLEETAAALDEITSTVRSSSERANEANRVVEETRQSTDKSGQIVNSAITAMTRIKDESDRIGKIIGVIDEIAFQTNLLALNAGVEAARAGEAGRGFAVVAQEVRELAQRSATAAREIKELISSSATEVQSGVALVKSTGEALAEIEAFVNQVNDQVNSIATAAREQASALAEVNTAINQMDQMTQQNAAMVEETSAASQTLSQESAQLHGMLRNFRLPQDTAGHKVSARAA encoded by the coding sequence ATGAGCAATTTCAGGATATCGACGAGACTTTACGTGCTTGTCGGTCTAGCCTTGGCGGTGTTCACCACCGCAGCAGTTTACAAGCTTTACGATTCCCACGATTCGATGGTGACCGAGCGCAAGGCCAAGCTGAGCGCGCTCAATGAGAATGTCACCACCATGCTAGAGCATTTTTATGCCATGGAAACCTCCGGCGAGTTGACCCGCGAAGAGGCCCAAACCCGCGCGCTCGATGCGGTTCGGCCGATCCGCTATGAGGGCAACGGTTATTTCTGGATCAACAACATGGCCAATTTCATGGTCATGCATCCGATCAAGCCCGAACTCGAGGGCACCGATCTGGCTGGTTTCAAAGACCCGACCGGCAAGTATTTCTTCCGCGAATTCATCAAGGTGGTCAAGGCCGACGGCCAGGGCTTCGTCGACTACTACTGGCCCAAGCCGGGCAACGAGGAGCCGGTACTGAAATACTCCCACGTGGCCGGATTTGCGCCTTGGGGTTGGGTGATCGGCACCGGTGTTTATGGCGATGACCTGGCCGCGATGTTTCGCGACAATGCCATCAACACCGCGATCATCCTGGGCCTGGGCGCGCTGGCGATCATCCTGTTTTCGGTCGCCATCGTCCGCAGCGTCGTCACCCCGATCGAGCGGCTGAACGCGACGATGAATGCGATTGCGCAGGAAGATGTCAGCGGCGAAGTGCCCGAAACCGAACGCAAGGACGAGGTGGGTGAAATGGCTGCCGCGGTTCTGGTGTTGCGTGACAGTGTCCGTGAGCGTCTGCAATTGAAAGAGCGCGAAGTCGAACAGCAGCAGCATCTCGACAGCGAGCGTGGTGAAAGTGAACGGCGCCAACAACAGATCAACCAGACCCAAAGCGACGTCATGCACACGCTGGGCTCGGCGCTGGAGCGCCTGGCCGGTGGTGACCTGACCGTCAACATTGGCGAGATCGCGCCGGAGTACGCCAAGCTGCGCGATGACTTCAACAATGCGGTGATGTCGCTCGCCGATGTGATCGCCACGATTGCGCAGTCGACCGATGTCGTCAACGCCAGCGCCGACGGCATTTCCGAGGCCGCCAATAATCTGTCGATGCGGACCGAACAGCAGGCGGCGTCGCTGGAAGAAACCGCCGCAGCACTCGACGAGATCACCTCGACGGTGCGCAGTTCTTCCGAGCGGGCCAATGAGGCCAATCGGGTGGTCGAAGAGACCCGCCAGAGCACTGACAAATCAGGCCAGATCGTCAACAGTGCGATAACCGCGATGACCCGGATCAAGGATGAATCCGACCGGATCGGCAAGATCATCGGCGTGATCGACGAGATCGCCTTCCAGACCAACCTGCTGGCGCTCAACGCCGGTGTCGAGGCGGCGCGTGCCGGCGAGGCGGGCAGGGGCTTTGCCGTGGTCGCCCAGGAAGTGCGCGAACTGGCCCAGCGTTCGGCCACCGCGGCGCGTGAGATCAAGGAGCTGATCAGCAGTTCGGCCACCGAGGTCCAGTCCGGCGTGGCGTTGGTGAAGTCGACAGGCGAGGCGCTTGCTGAAATCGAAGCCTTCGTCAATCAGGTCAATGACCAGGTCAATTCGATCGCCACCGCTGCCCGCGAACAGGCCAGCGCCCTGGCCGAGGTCAACACCGCCATCAATCAGATGGACCAGATGACCCAGCAGAACGCGGCAATGGTTGAAGAAACCAGCGCGGCAAGCCAGACGCTGAGCCAGGAAAGTGCACAGCTGCACGGAATGTTGCGCAATTTCCGCCTGCCGCAGGACACTGCTGGTCACAAGGTTTCGGCCCGCGCCGCCTGA
- a CDS encoding bifunctional [glutamine synthetase] adenylyltransferase/[glutamine synthetase]-adenylyl-L-tyrosine phosphorylase: MTEPQAQDRHQDSAQDRLIDLAESPIRAQSATAAKSVAADLKSLGAEHPAIAELLAANGAAREFVLAALALSPYLRELALADPQTLSLALTQPAAELVSETIAGARDCWRNSDGRLASESELMRDLRRAKRRVAFTLALNDLARLIDCRMTTLSLSMLADAALGAAFDHLLRGAHNSGKLKLPDPDRPSTDSGLIVLGMGKHGAGELNYSSDIDIVIFFDPDAGIVVDREEATDTFARLVRRLVRIMQERTGDGYVFRTDLRLRPDPGSTPLAFPMEAALNYYESRGQNWERAAFIKARAVAGDQSAGERFLDELVPFVFRKYLDFAAISDIHSIKRQIHAHRGFGDIAVKGHNVKLGRGGIREIEFFVQTQQLIAGGRMPKLRRRRTDEMLVALARARWIDTVTARTLAESYWYLRDVEHRIQMVHDEQSHTLPETEAELARIALMMGEADTAAFGQTYVAVLKRVEECYAALFEKEAGLSGAVGNLVFTGEDDDPGTLKTLAELGFERPADIARTIRTWHYGRYRATQSVEARERLTELTPELLRVFGATKRADEALLRFDAFIAGLPAGIQLFSLIGSNPALMSLMVTIMASAPRLAEVIARKPHVFDGMLDPGLMAELPTRDYLAERLEAFLQGASVYEDILDRLRIVALEQKFLIGVRLLTGAITPERAARAFSHLADLIIGAALDAVHQGMEEAHGRVPGGRAAVIGMGKLGSRELTAGSDIDIILLYDHDPDADESDGPKPLDPVRYYTRLTQRLVAALSAPTAEGILYEVDLRLRPSGNKGPVATSIRAFAKYQAEEAWTWEHMALTRARTVAGETSLCDQARALIDEALARPREERKLKSDLVEMRELIEQEKPPRDIWDVKLIPGGLIDIEFIAQYLSLHARASGWLPDDQAGNEVVAAVDPATGQAAPRPDPGECTGTDITLKTLGPQALGQETTEDLRRALALWSGHAQIVRLCTEGAFAPSEAPAGLIELVTRTGEAPDIASLEADFKTTSKRVRALFRKITG, from the coding sequence ATGACCGAACCGCAAGCCCAAGACCGACACCAGGACAGCGCTCAGGACCGATTGATCGATCTCGCCGAAAGCCCGATCCGGGCGCAATCGGCCACTGCCGCCAAATCCGTGGCTGCCGATCTCAAATCGCTGGGCGCCGAACATCCCGCGATTGCCGAGTTGCTTGCCGCTAATGGTGCCGCGCGCGAGTTTGTGCTGGCGGCCTTGGCTCTGTCGCCCTATCTGCGCGAACTCGCGCTTGCCGACCCGCAAACACTGAGCCTGGCGCTGACCCAACCCGCGGCGGAACTTGTCTCCGAAACCATTGCCGGCGCCAGGGACTGCTGGCGCAACAGCGACGGAAGGCTGGCCAGCGAATCCGAACTGATGCGCGATTTGCGCCGCGCCAAGCGTCGGGTTGCGTTCACATTGGCGCTCAATGATCTGGCGCGGCTGATCGATTGCCGCATGACCACCTTGTCGCTGAGCATGCTTGCGGATGCGGCGCTGGGGGCTGCGTTCGACCACCTGCTGCGCGGCGCTCACAATTCTGGCAAGCTCAAGCTTCCGGACCCGGATCGCCCCAGCACCGATTCTGGCCTGATCGTGCTCGGCATGGGCAAGCATGGTGCCGGTGAGCTCAACTATTCCTCCGATATCGATATTGTCATCTTCTTCGATCCGGATGCCGGAATCGTCGTCGACCGCGAAGAGGCAACCGACACTTTTGCCCGCCTTGTCCGGCGGCTCGTGCGAATCATGCAGGAGCGCACCGGCGACGGTTACGTCTTCCGCACCGACCTGCGGCTGCGGCCTGATCCGGGTTCGACGCCGCTGGCGTTCCCGATGGAAGCGGCGCTCAATTACTATGAAAGCCGCGGCCAGAACTGGGAGCGTGCAGCCTTCATCAAGGCCCGTGCCGTGGCAGGCGACCAGTCCGCCGGCGAACGGTTCCTGGACGAACTTGTGCCGTTCGTGTTTCGCAAATATCTCGATTTTGCCGCCATTTCCGACATTCATTCGATCAAGCGGCAGATCCACGCCCATCGCGGCTTTGGCGACATTGCGGTCAAGGGCCATAATGTCAAACTCGGCCGTGGCGGCATTCGCGAAATCGAGTTTTTTGTCCAGACCCAGCAGCTGATCGCTGGCGGCCGCATGCCCAAGCTCAGACGCCGCCGCACCGACGAGATGCTGGTGGCGCTGGCCCGCGCCCGGTGGATCGACACAGTCACCGCACGCACGCTGGCCGAAAGCTATTGGTACCTGCGCGACGTCGAACATCGCATCCAGATGGTGCATGATGAGCAGAGCCATACTTTGCCTGAAACCGAGGCTGAACTTGCCCGCATTGCGCTGATGATGGGTGAGGCTGATACCGCGGCATTCGGCCAGACCTATGTCGCGGTCCTCAAGCGCGTCGAGGAATGCTACGCGGCGCTGTTCGAGAAGGAGGCGGGGCTGTCGGGGGCGGTCGGCAATCTGGTGTTTACAGGCGAGGATGACGACCCCGGCACGCTCAAGACGCTGGCTGAACTGGGGTTTGAACGTCCTGCCGACATCGCCCGCACCATCCGCACCTGGCATTATGGCCGCTATCGTGCCACGCAATCGGTCGAGGCGCGCGAGCGGCTGACCGAACTGACACCTGAACTACTCAGGGTGTTCGGCGCCACCAAGCGCGCCGACGAGGCGCTGCTGCGGTTTGACGCCTTCATCGCCGGGCTGCCGGCGGGCATTCAGTTGTTCTCGCTGATCGGCAGTAATCCGGCGCTGATGTCGCTGATGGTGACGATTATGGCGTCGGCGCCGCGGTTGGCCGAGGTAATCGCCCGCAAACCGCATGTGTTTGACGGCATGCTCGATCCGGGGTTGATGGCGGAACTGCCAACCCGGGACTATCTGGCAGAGCGGTTGGAAGCGTTCCTGCAAGGCGCCAGCGTTTATGAGGACATTCTCGATCGACTCAGAATCGTTGCGCTCGAACAGAAATTCCTGATCGGGGTGCGGCTGCTGACCGGAGCGATTACACCGGAGCGGGCTGCACGCGCCTTTTCCCACCTGGCCGATCTGATCATTGGAGCGGCGCTTGATGCTGTCCACCAGGGCATGGAGGAAGCCCATGGCCGTGTGCCCGGCGGCCGTGCCGCGGTGATCGGCATGGGCAAGCTCGGCAGCCGTGAACTGACGGCCGGCTCCGACATCGACATCATCCTGCTCTATGACCACGATCCGGATGCCGATGAATCCGACGGCCCCAAGCCGCTTGATCCTGTGCGCTATTACACCCGTCTGACACAGCGGCTGGTGGCCGCGCTTTCGGCGCCGACCGCGGAGGGCATTCTTTATGAGGTGGACCTCAGGCTGCGGCCTTCGGGCAACAAGGGCCCTGTGGCGACCTCGATCCGCGCCTTTGCCAAATATCAGGCCGAGGAGGCATGGACCTGGGAGCACATGGCGCTCACCCGCGCGCGCACGGTGGCTGGCGAGACCAGTCTGTGCGACCAGGCGCGGGCGCTGATCGACGAGGCGCTGGCGCGACCGCGCGAGGAGCGCAAGCTCAAGTCGGATCTTGTTGAAATGCGCGAACTGATCGAGCAGGAAAAACCACCACGCGATATCTGGGACGTCAAGCTGATTCCCGGCGGGTTGATCGACATCGAGTTCATCGCCCAATATCTCTCTTTGCACGCGCGCGCCAGCGGCTGGCTGCCTGACGATCAGGCCGGCAATGAGGTCGTTGCCGCTGTCGATCCCGCCACCGGGCAGGCAGCCCCCAGACCTGATCCCGGCGAGTGCACCGGCACTGACATAACTCTAAAGACTCTTGGGCCGCAGGCACTTGGGCAGGAAACAACCGAAGATCTACGCCGGGCGTTGGCGTTATGGAGCGGCCATGCACAGATCGTGCGGTTGTGCACAGAGGGCGCGTTTGCACCCAGCGAAGCACCTGCCGGCCTGATCGAGCTCGTCACCCGAACCGGCGAGGCGCCGGATATTGCCAGCCTGGAGGCCGATTTCAAGACCACTTCCAAACGCGTGCGTGCTTTGTTCAGGAAGATCACCGGATAG
- a CDS encoding response regulator — protein MNKKIVVIDDDQFDISMLRRGLEAAEIEIDVVSVIDSRSAVRVIRDENPDLAVVDLSMPHPNGFVVLAEVRADVHISHIKALILSGSTSVHDERKAHQLGANWYRVKPETLHGYRLLAAEISEFAAAAPRLE, from the coding sequence ATGAACAAGAAGATCGTCGTGATTGATGACGACCAGTTTGACATTTCCATGCTGCGGCGCGGATTGGAGGCTGCTGAGATCGAGATCGACGTGGTCTCTGTCATCGATAGTCGCAGCGCAGTGCGCGTGATTCGAGACGAAAATCCCGATCTTGCCGTTGTTGACCTCAGCATGCCGCACCCGAACGGCTTTGTCGTACTGGCCGAAGTTCGCGCGGATGTTCATATTTCGCATATTAAGGCGCTGATTCTGTCTGGTTCGACCAGCGTTCATGACGAGCGGAAGGCTCATCAGCTTGGCGCGAACTGGTACAGGGTCAAGCCTGAAACACTCCACGGCTATCGCTTGTTGGCTGCAGAAATAAGTGAGTTTGCCGCCGCCGCACCGCGCCTGGAATAG
- a CDS encoding MarR family winged helix-turn-helix transcriptional regulator has translation MATKKPLARPRSLGQVLTFATSATAAMCHEMLAEHDLTLAHWVILSALWRQDGMLISEIGDYTGNNAPATSRIIDRMEERGLVVRKPSVDDKRVVRVHLTELGRSLDHLSDFHDRVNARLLSGISDEDAAQLFELLKRVDKNARFGSTDTD, from the coding sequence ATGGCAACTAAAAAACCGCTGGCCCGTCCCCGATCACTGGGGCAAGTCCTGACCTTCGCAACTTCGGCGACGGCAGCGATGTGCCACGAGATGCTGGCCGAGCACGATCTGACGCTAGCGCATTGGGTGATCCTGTCAGCGCTCTGGCGGCAGGATGGCATGCTGATCAGCGAGATCGGTGATTACACCGGCAACAACGCGCCGGCGACTTCGCGCATCATCGACCGAATGGAGGAGCGGGGGCTGGTTGTTCGAAAACCGTCCGTTGACGACAAGCGCGTGGTCCGCGTCCATCTCACGGAACTTGGCCGCAGCCTTGATCATCTCAGCGATTTTCATGACCGGGTGAATGCGCGCTTGCTCAGCGGCATTAGCGACGAAGACGCCGCCCAGCTTTTCGAACTGCTCAAGCGGGTTGATAAAAACGCGCGGTTCGGATCGACCGACACTGACTGA
- a CDS encoding response regulator — protein MKSVLLIDDDPVQHKILSFFLKSSFGEDSDFTSAFDLEEAIDHLEQQSFDVIFLDNRLAPYKDYTHTIDRIKAVSRDSLIYLISAARDHEKFGDYQTRGILGVIDKFELRESISNGLLS, from the coding sequence ATGAAAAGTGTTTTGCTGATCGACGACGATCCCGTCCAGCACAAGATTCTGTCGTTTTTTCTCAAATCGAGTTTCGGTGAAGATTCCGATTTCACGTCTGCGTTCGATCTCGAAGAAGCGATCGATCATCTTGAGCAGCAGTCTTTTGACGTGATCTTTCTCGACAACCGTCTGGCTCCCTACAAGGACTACACCCATACCATCGACAGGATCAAAGCTGTCAGCCGCGACAGCTTGATCTATCTGATTTCGGCCGCGCGCGACCACGAAAAATTCGGTGACTACCAAACGCGCGGCATTCTCGGTGTGATTGACAAGTTCGAGCTTCGAGAATCGATTTCCAACGGCCTGCTGAGTTAA